From the Manihot esculenta cultivar AM560-2 chromosome 3, M.esculenta_v8, whole genome shotgun sequence genome, one window contains:
- the LOC110611437 gene encoding uncharacterized protein slr1919 isoform X1 produces MRNMFRSLKRHRHATLLYRTLYQDANVMTILRNCKWLYQQDTEIGRQDSPFLPHFLNRRSLSTGFTSVHGERPSSEYAKLRKESLESEFGQALGTYSSKRVSMIYRFGPFLALYRATIISFHVLKLILWQLFIQDIKKRAVKFRETLIHLGPFYIKLGQALSTRPDILPTIYCQELAKLQDQIPPFPTRVAIKSIESQLGLPISQIFSDISPEPIAAASLGQVYKAHLPSGELVAVKVLRPGMSLMLTLDALLFHMIGGQLKRFAKARKDLLVAVNEMVRHMFDEIDYVLEGKNAERFASLYGFNPCNDLKGGNTMHQKEENCVKVPKIYWDLTCKGVLTMEWVDGIKLTDEAKLEKACLNRRKLIDQGLYCSLRQLLEVGFFHADPHPGNLVAIDSGTLAYFDFGMMGDIPRHFRVGLIQMLVHFVNRDTLGLANDFLSLGFIPEGVDIQSVSDALQASFGDGTRQSRDFEAIMNQLYDVMYEFDFSLPPDYALVIRALGSLEGTAKVLDPNFKVVESAYPFVIGRLLAEPNPDMRRILRELLICNDGSVRWNRLERLIAAISEQALESTGEASSEANSSNTMGWKSFDMRAVVGATEDLLHFILSEKGWRVRVFLVRDMIKVADVILQDEVVGYNLDEKRETREKSKFEGNSTFMRVVNGFRYLRQAVKLAPEMWTTMLIRVALKPEFHRFTLDIISAFSIHFSHKLPETFWVFISRLLHKMGRNNRFNDL; encoded by the exons ATGAGGAATATGTTTAGAAGTCTCAAGCGTCACCGCCATGCCACACTTCTCTACAGAA CTTTATATCAGGATGCTAATGTCATGACAATTCTGAGGAATTGTAAATGGTTATATCAGCAAGATACTGAAATTGGGAGACAAGATAGTCCATTTCTGCCACATTTCTTGAACCGAAGGTC ATTATCTACAGGGTTTACCAGTGTGCATGGGGAAAGGCCATCTTCAGAGTATGCAAAGTTGAGGAAGGAATCACTTGAAAGTGAATTTGGGCAAGCTCTTGGCACTTACAGTTCCAAAAGAGTATCCATGATCTACCGATTTGGTCCATTTTTGGCATTGTATAGAGCAACAATCATTTCTTTTCATGTCTTGAAGCTAATCCTTTGGCAACTTTTTATTCAAGACATAAAAAAGCGTGCCGTCAAG TTTCGGGAAACTCTAATCCACTTGGGGCCTTTCTACATCAAG CTTGGGCAGGCGCTGAGCACTAGACCAGATATATTGCCAACCATCTACTGTCAAGAGCTTGCTAAGTTACAG GATCAAATACCACCATTTCCAACACGTGTTGCAATTAAATCTATTGAATCCCAGTTGGGTCTTCCAATTTCACAAATTTTTTCAGACATTAGTCCAGAGCCCATTGCTGCAGCTTCCTTGGGACAGGTGTATAAAG CTCATCTACCTTCGGGTGAGCTTGTAGCTGTTAAGGTACTGAGGCCAGGTATGTCACTTATGTTGACCCTAGATGCTTTGTTATTTCATATGATTGGTGGTCAATTGAAGCGTTTTGCCAAAGCCCGCAAGGATCTATTAGTAGCAGTTAATGAGATG GTCAGGCACATGTTTGATGAAATTGATTACGTCCTAGAGGGGAAAAATGCTGAACGCTTTGCTTCTCTCTACGGTTTCAACCCAT GTAATGATCTGAAGGGTGGAAATACAATGCATCAGAAGGAAGAAAATTGTGTTAAAGTTCCTAAAATATATTGGGATTTAACATGCAAGGGCGTGCTTACCATGGAATGGGTGGATGGAATCAAACTTACAGATGAAGCAAAACTGGAAAAGGCCTGTTTGAACAGAAGGAAACTGATAGACCAG GGTTTATACTGCTCTTTGAGGCAATTGCTTGAGGTTGGATTCTTCCATGCTGATCCACATCCGGGAAACCTTGTTGCTATTGACAGTGGCACTCTTGCATATTTTGACTTTGGAATGATGGGGGATATTCCTCGCCATTTCCGTGTGGGGCTCATTCAAATG CTTGTGCACTTTGTTAATCGTGACACTCTGGGTTTGGCAAATGATTTTCTTTCTTTGGGATTTATTCCGGAAGGGGTTGATATCCAATCAGTTTCAGATGCATTGCAAGCATCCTTTGGTGATGGGACTAGACAATCTCGAGATTTTGAG gCAATCATGAACCAACtatatgatgttatgtatgAATTTGACTTCTCCCTTCCTCCGGACTATGCGCTGGTGATAAGAGCACTGGGATCACTTGAAGGCACAGCAAAAGTCCTGGATCCGAATTTCAAAGTTGTTGAGAGTGCATATCCTTTTGTCATTGGGAGGCTTTTAGCAGAACCAAATCCTGATATGAGGAGGATTCTGAGGGAACTTCTCATCTGCAATGATGGATCTGTGAGATGGAACCGGTTAGAGCGCCTG ATAGCAGCAATATCTGAACAGGCATTGGAGTCGACAGGAGAGGCCTCTTCTGAAGCAAATTCTTCAAATACCATGGGATGGAAATCATTTGATATGCGTGCTGTCGTTGGCGCCACGGAAGATCTTTTGCATTTCATTCTATCTGAAAAGGGTTGGAGGGTGCGTGTTTTCCTTGTCCGGGATATGATTAAGGTGGCTGATGTTATTTTACAAGATGAAGTTGTTGGTTACAATTTAGATGAAAAACGAGAAACAAGAGAGAAATCCAAGTTTGAG GGCAATTCAACTTTCATGAGGGTGGTTAATGGGTTTCGATATCTGCGCCAAGCAGTAAAGTTGGCTCCAGAGATGTGGACGACAATGCTTATACGCGTGGCATTGAAGCCTGAGTTCCATAGATTTACTCTTGACATTATTTCAGCCTTTTCCATACATTTTAGCCATAAACTTCCTGAGACTTTTTGGGTTTTTATTTCTAGACTTTTGCATAAGATGGGGAGAAACAATAGATTTAACGACCTATAA
- the LOC110611437 gene encoding uncharacterized protein slr1919 isoform X2 — protein MRNMFRSLKRHRHATLLYRTLYQDANVMTILRNCKWLYQQDTEIGRQDSPFLPHFLNRRLSTGFTSVHGERPSSEYAKLRKESLESEFGQALGTYSSKRVSMIYRFGPFLALYRATIISFHVLKLILWQLFIQDIKKRAVKFRETLIHLGPFYIKLGQALSTRPDILPTIYCQELAKLQDQIPPFPTRVAIKSIESQLGLPISQIFSDISPEPIAAASLGQVYKAHLPSGELVAVKVLRPGMSLMLTLDALLFHMIGGQLKRFAKARKDLLVAVNEMVRHMFDEIDYVLEGKNAERFASLYGFNPCNDLKGGNTMHQKEENCVKVPKIYWDLTCKGVLTMEWVDGIKLTDEAKLEKACLNRRKLIDQGLYCSLRQLLEVGFFHADPHPGNLVAIDSGTLAYFDFGMMGDIPRHFRVGLIQMLVHFVNRDTLGLANDFLSLGFIPEGVDIQSVSDALQASFGDGTRQSRDFEAIMNQLYDVMYEFDFSLPPDYALVIRALGSLEGTAKVLDPNFKVVESAYPFVIGRLLAEPNPDMRRILRELLICNDGSVRWNRLERLIAAISEQALESTGEASSEANSSNTMGWKSFDMRAVVGATEDLLHFILSEKGWRVRVFLVRDMIKVADVILQDEVVGYNLDEKRETREKSKFEGNSTFMRVVNGFRYLRQAVKLAPEMWTTMLIRVALKPEFHRFTLDIISAFSIHFSHKLPETFWVFISRLLHKMGRNNRFNDL, from the exons ATGAGGAATATGTTTAGAAGTCTCAAGCGTCACCGCCATGCCACACTTCTCTACAGAA CTTTATATCAGGATGCTAATGTCATGACAATTCTGAGGAATTGTAAATGGTTATATCAGCAAGATACTGAAATTGGGAGACAAGATAGTCCATTTCTGCCACATTTCTTGAACCGAAG ATTATCTACAGGGTTTACCAGTGTGCATGGGGAAAGGCCATCTTCAGAGTATGCAAAGTTGAGGAAGGAATCACTTGAAAGTGAATTTGGGCAAGCTCTTGGCACTTACAGTTCCAAAAGAGTATCCATGATCTACCGATTTGGTCCATTTTTGGCATTGTATAGAGCAACAATCATTTCTTTTCATGTCTTGAAGCTAATCCTTTGGCAACTTTTTATTCAAGACATAAAAAAGCGTGCCGTCAAG TTTCGGGAAACTCTAATCCACTTGGGGCCTTTCTACATCAAG CTTGGGCAGGCGCTGAGCACTAGACCAGATATATTGCCAACCATCTACTGTCAAGAGCTTGCTAAGTTACAG GATCAAATACCACCATTTCCAACACGTGTTGCAATTAAATCTATTGAATCCCAGTTGGGTCTTCCAATTTCACAAATTTTTTCAGACATTAGTCCAGAGCCCATTGCTGCAGCTTCCTTGGGACAGGTGTATAAAG CTCATCTACCTTCGGGTGAGCTTGTAGCTGTTAAGGTACTGAGGCCAGGTATGTCACTTATGTTGACCCTAGATGCTTTGTTATTTCATATGATTGGTGGTCAATTGAAGCGTTTTGCCAAAGCCCGCAAGGATCTATTAGTAGCAGTTAATGAGATG GTCAGGCACATGTTTGATGAAATTGATTACGTCCTAGAGGGGAAAAATGCTGAACGCTTTGCTTCTCTCTACGGTTTCAACCCAT GTAATGATCTGAAGGGTGGAAATACAATGCATCAGAAGGAAGAAAATTGTGTTAAAGTTCCTAAAATATATTGGGATTTAACATGCAAGGGCGTGCTTACCATGGAATGGGTGGATGGAATCAAACTTACAGATGAAGCAAAACTGGAAAAGGCCTGTTTGAACAGAAGGAAACTGATAGACCAG GGTTTATACTGCTCTTTGAGGCAATTGCTTGAGGTTGGATTCTTCCATGCTGATCCACATCCGGGAAACCTTGTTGCTATTGACAGTGGCACTCTTGCATATTTTGACTTTGGAATGATGGGGGATATTCCTCGCCATTTCCGTGTGGGGCTCATTCAAATG CTTGTGCACTTTGTTAATCGTGACACTCTGGGTTTGGCAAATGATTTTCTTTCTTTGGGATTTATTCCGGAAGGGGTTGATATCCAATCAGTTTCAGATGCATTGCAAGCATCCTTTGGTGATGGGACTAGACAATCTCGAGATTTTGAG gCAATCATGAACCAACtatatgatgttatgtatgAATTTGACTTCTCCCTTCCTCCGGACTATGCGCTGGTGATAAGAGCACTGGGATCACTTGAAGGCACAGCAAAAGTCCTGGATCCGAATTTCAAAGTTGTTGAGAGTGCATATCCTTTTGTCATTGGGAGGCTTTTAGCAGAACCAAATCCTGATATGAGGAGGATTCTGAGGGAACTTCTCATCTGCAATGATGGATCTGTGAGATGGAACCGGTTAGAGCGCCTG ATAGCAGCAATATCTGAACAGGCATTGGAGTCGACAGGAGAGGCCTCTTCTGAAGCAAATTCTTCAAATACCATGGGATGGAAATCATTTGATATGCGTGCTGTCGTTGGCGCCACGGAAGATCTTTTGCATTTCATTCTATCTGAAAAGGGTTGGAGGGTGCGTGTTTTCCTTGTCCGGGATATGATTAAGGTGGCTGATGTTATTTTACAAGATGAAGTTGTTGGTTACAATTTAGATGAAAAACGAGAAACAAGAGAGAAATCCAAGTTTGAG GGCAATTCAACTTTCATGAGGGTGGTTAATGGGTTTCGATATCTGCGCCAAGCAGTAAAGTTGGCTCCAGAGATGTGGACGACAATGCTTATACGCGTGGCATTGAAGCCTGAGTTCCATAGATTTACTCTTGACATTATTTCAGCCTTTTCCATACATTTTAGCCATAAACTTCCTGAGACTTTTTGGGTTTTTATTTCTAGACTTTTGCATAAGATGGGGAGAAACAATAGATTTAACGACCTATAA
- the LOC110611437 gene encoding uncharacterized protein sll0005 isoform X3, giving the protein MIYRFGPFLALYRATIISFHVLKLILWQLFIQDIKKRAVKFRETLIHLGPFYIKLGQALSTRPDILPTIYCQELAKLQDQIPPFPTRVAIKSIESQLGLPISQIFSDISPEPIAAASLGQVYKAHLPSGELVAVKVLRPGMSLMLTLDALLFHMIGGQLKRFAKARKDLLVAVNEMVRHMFDEIDYVLEGKNAERFASLYGFNPCNDLKGGNTMHQKEENCVKVPKIYWDLTCKGVLTMEWVDGIKLTDEAKLEKACLNRRKLIDQGLYCSLRQLLEVGFFHADPHPGNLVAIDSGTLAYFDFGMMGDIPRHFRVGLIQMLVHFVNRDTLGLANDFLSLGFIPEGVDIQSVSDALQASFGDGTRQSRDFEAIMNQLYDVMYEFDFSLPPDYALVIRALGSLEGTAKVLDPNFKVVESAYPFVIGRLLAEPNPDMRRILRELLICNDGSVRWNRLERLIAAISEQALESTGEASSEANSSNTMGWKSFDMRAVVGATEDLLHFILSEKGWRVRVFLVRDMIKVADVILQDEVVGYNLDEKRETREKSKFEGNSTFMRVVNGFRYLRQAVKLAPEMWTTMLIRVALKPEFHRFTLDIISAFSIHFSHKLPETFWVFISRLLHKMGRNNRFNDL; this is encoded by the exons ATGATCTACCGATTTGGTCCATTTTTGGCATTGTATAGAGCAACAATCATTTCTTTTCATGTCTTGAAGCTAATCCTTTGGCAACTTTTTATTCAAGACATAAAAAAGCGTGCCGTCAAG TTTCGGGAAACTCTAATCCACTTGGGGCCTTTCTACATCAAG CTTGGGCAGGCGCTGAGCACTAGACCAGATATATTGCCAACCATCTACTGTCAAGAGCTTGCTAAGTTACAG GATCAAATACCACCATTTCCAACACGTGTTGCAATTAAATCTATTGAATCCCAGTTGGGTCTTCCAATTTCACAAATTTTTTCAGACATTAGTCCAGAGCCCATTGCTGCAGCTTCCTTGGGACAGGTGTATAAAG CTCATCTACCTTCGGGTGAGCTTGTAGCTGTTAAGGTACTGAGGCCAGGTATGTCACTTATGTTGACCCTAGATGCTTTGTTATTTCATATGATTGGTGGTCAATTGAAGCGTTTTGCCAAAGCCCGCAAGGATCTATTAGTAGCAGTTAATGAGATG GTCAGGCACATGTTTGATGAAATTGATTACGTCCTAGAGGGGAAAAATGCTGAACGCTTTGCTTCTCTCTACGGTTTCAACCCAT GTAATGATCTGAAGGGTGGAAATACAATGCATCAGAAGGAAGAAAATTGTGTTAAAGTTCCTAAAATATATTGGGATTTAACATGCAAGGGCGTGCTTACCATGGAATGGGTGGATGGAATCAAACTTACAGATGAAGCAAAACTGGAAAAGGCCTGTTTGAACAGAAGGAAACTGATAGACCAG GGTTTATACTGCTCTTTGAGGCAATTGCTTGAGGTTGGATTCTTCCATGCTGATCCACATCCGGGAAACCTTGTTGCTATTGACAGTGGCACTCTTGCATATTTTGACTTTGGAATGATGGGGGATATTCCTCGCCATTTCCGTGTGGGGCTCATTCAAATG CTTGTGCACTTTGTTAATCGTGACACTCTGGGTTTGGCAAATGATTTTCTTTCTTTGGGATTTATTCCGGAAGGGGTTGATATCCAATCAGTTTCAGATGCATTGCAAGCATCCTTTGGTGATGGGACTAGACAATCTCGAGATTTTGAG gCAATCATGAACCAACtatatgatgttatgtatgAATTTGACTTCTCCCTTCCTCCGGACTATGCGCTGGTGATAAGAGCACTGGGATCACTTGAAGGCACAGCAAAAGTCCTGGATCCGAATTTCAAAGTTGTTGAGAGTGCATATCCTTTTGTCATTGGGAGGCTTTTAGCAGAACCAAATCCTGATATGAGGAGGATTCTGAGGGAACTTCTCATCTGCAATGATGGATCTGTGAGATGGAACCGGTTAGAGCGCCTG ATAGCAGCAATATCTGAACAGGCATTGGAGTCGACAGGAGAGGCCTCTTCTGAAGCAAATTCTTCAAATACCATGGGATGGAAATCATTTGATATGCGTGCTGTCGTTGGCGCCACGGAAGATCTTTTGCATTTCATTCTATCTGAAAAGGGTTGGAGGGTGCGTGTTTTCCTTGTCCGGGATATGATTAAGGTGGCTGATGTTATTTTACAAGATGAAGTTGTTGGTTACAATTTAGATGAAAAACGAGAAACAAGAGAGAAATCCAAGTTTGAG GGCAATTCAACTTTCATGAGGGTGGTTAATGGGTTTCGATATCTGCGCCAAGCAGTAAAGTTGGCTCCAGAGATGTGGACGACAATGCTTATACGCGTGGCATTGAAGCCTGAGTTCCATAGATTTACTCTTGACATTATTTCAGCCTTTTCCATACATTTTAGCCATAAACTTCCTGAGACTTTTTGGGTTTTTATTTCTAGACTTTTGCATAAGATGGGGAGAAACAATAGATTTAACGACCTATAA
- the LOC110610651 gene encoding uncharacterized protein LOC110610651, whose product MAESVVPRPWFLDLVPLLVVLLIAAHVLALAYWIYRLATDKQPQRRKAH is encoded by the exons ATGGCGGAATCCGTAGTACCACGCCCATGGTTTCTTGATTTGGTACCTCTCTTGGTGGTTCTTCTAATAGCGGCTCACGTCCTCGCTTTG GCTTACTGGATTTACAGATTAGCTACCGATAAACAACCCCAGAGAAGAAAGGCACACTGA
- the LOC110610490 gene encoding protein ENHANCED DISEASE RESISTANCE 2-like, which produces MCPTKHKHLNYAAESTASRSNSDVSTTTISFTPSAWISEAINGGSLRRVNLDDGINGWASPPGDLFFLRAKNFFAKRQKCPAGDYLLYPAGMDWLKSTTKLENVLARPDNRVALALRKVQSQGESLKSFIFAVNIQVPGKEQYSAVFYFVTEDPISPGSLLYRFINGDDSFRNQRFKIVNRIVKGPWIVKKTVGSYSACLLGKALTCNYHRGANYLEIDVDVGSSKIASAILHLALGYVTSVSVDMGFVVEAQAEDELPEKLIGAIRVCQMEISSATVIEVPNTTVARGIGLAKVKHHESGEDDDD; this is translated from the coding sequence ATGTGCCCAACTAAGCATAAGCACCTGAATTACGCCGCTGAATCTACCGCCTCCAGATCCAATTCCGACGTCTCTACCACTACCATTAGCTTTACTCCAtctgcttggatctccgaggcAATCAACGGTGGATCGTTGCGCCGCGTGAACCTCGACGATGGAATCAACGGCTGGGCGTCTCCTCCAGGTGACCTATTTTTTTTACGAGCCAAAAACTTTTTCGCTAAACGACAGAAATGCCCCGCCGGCGATTACTTACTCTACCCTGCCGGTATGGACTGGCTAAAGTCCACTACCAAACTCGAAAACGTACTCGCCCGCCCTGATAACCGCGTGGCTCTCGCTCTCAGAAAGGTGCAGTCACAAGGAGAATCCTTGAAAAGTTTCATCTTCGCCGTTAATATCCAAGTTCCTGGTAAGGAACAGTACAGTGCTGTGTTTTACTTTGTGACTGAGGATCCTATCTCTCCTGGTTCGCTGTTGTATCGGTTCATTAATGGAGATGACTCGTTTAGGAACCAGCGGTTCAAGATCGTGAACCGCATTGTCAAAGGACCGTGGATCGTGAAGAAAACGGTAGGGAGCTATAGTGCTTGTTTGTTAGGTAAAGCCTTAACCTGTAATTATCATAGAGGAGCCAATTATCTGGAGATTGACGTAGATGTAGGGAGCTCAAAGATCGCCTCAGCTATTTTGCATCTTGCATTGGGATATGTTACAAGCGTTTCTGTTGATATGGGGTTTGTGGTTGAGGCGCAGGCAGAGGATGAATTGCCTGAGAAATTAATTGGTGCGATTAGAGTTTGCCAGATGGAGATATCATCGGCGACTGTTATTGAGGTGCCGAACACGACGGTGGCGCGTGGGATTGGGTTAGCCAAGGTTAAACATCATGAGTCCGGCGAAGATGATGACGACTGA
- the LOC110610943 gene encoding aspartyl protease family protein At5g10770 isoform X1, with amino-acid sequence MAILYFIFPISFSLRFFLFANFISLCFFFSFAILQERNLAERILLHHSHTIEVSSLLPSHSCKPSTVKAVEKKTSLRVVHKHGPCSQLNQGKAPNHTEILLQDESRVNFIQSRLSSSRDVKETDAAATLPVKDGKSIGTGNYVVTVGLGTPRKDLSLIFDTGSDLNWTQCEPCVRSCYDQIEPIFDPSRSTSYTNISCGSSLCDSLASATGNSLRCASSTCVYGIQYGDSSFSIGFFGKEKLTLSPTDVFDNFYFGCGQNNQGLFRGSAGLLGLGRDPLSLVSQTAEKYNKLFSYCLPSSTSSTGFLTFGGSTSKSAKFTPLASFPTSSSFYALDFIDIKVGGRSLSISQSVFSTAGAIIDSGTVITRLPPAAYSALRSTFRQLMNKYPRAPALSILDTCYDFSNYNTITVPKIALFFNGGVSVDVDVRGILYANGASQVCLAFAGNSDATDVLIYGNSQQKTLEVVYDAAAGKIGFAPASCS; translated from the exons ATGGCCATTCTCTACTTCATTTTTCCCATCTCCTTCAGTCTGAGATTTTTCCTGTTTGCCAATTTTATTTCTCTGTGCTTTTTCTTCTCATTTGCCATATTACAAGAAAGAAATCTTGCAGAAAGAATTCTTCTTCACCATAGCCATACAATTGAAGTCAGCTCTCTACTCCCATCCCACTCTTGCAAACCTTCAACTGTTAAAG CAGTGGAGAAGAAGACATCACTGAGAGTAGTCCACAAGCATGGCCCATGCTCGCAACTAAATCAAGGCAAAGCTCCAAATCACACAGAGATCCTCCTGCAAGATGAATCTAGAGTCAATTTTATTCAATCAAGGTTATCGAGCAGCAGAGACGTAAAGGAGACAGATGCGGCGGCTACCCTTCCGGTGAAGGACGGCAAGAGCATTGGTACAGGCAATTATGTCGTGACTGTAGGACTCGGCACCCCAAGAAAGGACCTTTCTCTTATCTTTGATACCGGAAGCGATCTCAACTGGACGCAATGTGAGCCCTGTGTTAGGTCTTGCTATGATCAAATTGAGCCTATTTTTGATCCCTCTCGGTCTACATCATACACCAACATTTCCTGTGGCTCCTCTCTCTGTGATTCTCTTGCTTCTGCAACAG GCAATTCACTAAGATGTGCTTCCTCAACATGTGTATATGGCATCCAATATGGAGACTCTTCTTTTTCTATCGGCTTCTTTGGTAAAGAAAAGCTTACGTTAAGCCCAACTGATGTTTTTGACAACTTCTACTTCGGCTGCGGCCAAAATAATCAAGGTCTCTTTAGAGGCTCTGCCGGCCTACTTGGTTTAGGACGAGATCCATTATCATTAGTCTCGCAAACTGCTGAAAAATACAACAAGCTTTTCTCCTATTGTCTTCCATCCTCCACTAGCTCAACTGGCTTCCTCACCTTCGGTGGCTCAACCTCTAAATCCGCTAAATTCACACCATTAGCCTCTTTTCCCACTAGCTCATCTTTTTATGCCCTAGACTTTATTGATATCAAAGTTGGAGGCCGCAGTTTATCAATTTCCCAATCAGTGTTTTCAACTGCTGGTGCAATCATTGACTCCGGCACTGTCATTACACGGTTGCCACCTGCCGCATACTCTGCTTTAAGATCAACCTTTAGACAATTGATGAACAAATATCCGAGAGCACCTGCATTATCAATACTTGATACTTGCTATGATTTTAGCAACTATAATACAATTACTGTGCCGAAGATTGCCTTGTTCTTCAATGGCGGAGTTAGTGTAGATGTTGATGTGAGAGGGATTCTGTATGCAAATGGTGCATCGCAAGTGTGCTTAGCCTTCGCCGGAAACAGTGACGCAACTGATGTCCTCATTTATGGAAATTCACAGCAAAAGACTTTGGAGGTAGTGTATGATGCTGCTGCTGGAAAAATTGGATTTGCTCCTGCAAGTTGTAGTTGA
- the LOC110610943 gene encoding aspartyl protease family protein At5g10770 isoform X2, whose translation MAILYFIFPISFSLRFFLFANFISLCFFFSFAILQERNLAERILLHHSHTIEVSSLLPSHSCKPSTVKVEKKTSLRVVHKHGPCSQLNQGKAPNHTEILLQDESRVNFIQSRLSSSRDVKETDAAATLPVKDGKSIGTGNYVVTVGLGTPRKDLSLIFDTGSDLNWTQCEPCVRSCYDQIEPIFDPSRSTSYTNISCGSSLCDSLASATGNSLRCASSTCVYGIQYGDSSFSIGFFGKEKLTLSPTDVFDNFYFGCGQNNQGLFRGSAGLLGLGRDPLSLVSQTAEKYNKLFSYCLPSSTSSTGFLTFGGSTSKSAKFTPLASFPTSSSFYALDFIDIKVGGRSLSISQSVFSTAGAIIDSGTVITRLPPAAYSALRSTFRQLMNKYPRAPALSILDTCYDFSNYNTITVPKIALFFNGGVSVDVDVRGILYANGASQVCLAFAGNSDATDVLIYGNSQQKTLEVVYDAAAGKIGFAPASCS comes from the exons ATGGCCATTCTCTACTTCATTTTTCCCATCTCCTTCAGTCTGAGATTTTTCCTGTTTGCCAATTTTATTTCTCTGTGCTTTTTCTTCTCATTTGCCATATTACAAGAAAGAAATCTTGCAGAAAGAATTCTTCTTCACCATAGCCATACAATTGAAGTCAGCTCTCTACTCCCATCCCACTCTTGCAAACCTTCAACTGTTAAAG TGGAGAAGAAGACATCACTGAGAGTAGTCCACAAGCATGGCCCATGCTCGCAACTAAATCAAGGCAAAGCTCCAAATCACACAGAGATCCTCCTGCAAGATGAATCTAGAGTCAATTTTATTCAATCAAGGTTATCGAGCAGCAGAGACGTAAAGGAGACAGATGCGGCGGCTACCCTTCCGGTGAAGGACGGCAAGAGCATTGGTACAGGCAATTATGTCGTGACTGTAGGACTCGGCACCCCAAGAAAGGACCTTTCTCTTATCTTTGATACCGGAAGCGATCTCAACTGGACGCAATGTGAGCCCTGTGTTAGGTCTTGCTATGATCAAATTGAGCCTATTTTTGATCCCTCTCGGTCTACATCATACACCAACATTTCCTGTGGCTCCTCTCTCTGTGATTCTCTTGCTTCTGCAACAG GCAATTCACTAAGATGTGCTTCCTCAACATGTGTATATGGCATCCAATATGGAGACTCTTCTTTTTCTATCGGCTTCTTTGGTAAAGAAAAGCTTACGTTAAGCCCAACTGATGTTTTTGACAACTTCTACTTCGGCTGCGGCCAAAATAATCAAGGTCTCTTTAGAGGCTCTGCCGGCCTACTTGGTTTAGGACGAGATCCATTATCATTAGTCTCGCAAACTGCTGAAAAATACAACAAGCTTTTCTCCTATTGTCTTCCATCCTCCACTAGCTCAACTGGCTTCCTCACCTTCGGTGGCTCAACCTCTAAATCCGCTAAATTCACACCATTAGCCTCTTTTCCCACTAGCTCATCTTTTTATGCCCTAGACTTTATTGATATCAAAGTTGGAGGCCGCAGTTTATCAATTTCCCAATCAGTGTTTTCAACTGCTGGTGCAATCATTGACTCCGGCACTGTCATTACACGGTTGCCACCTGCCGCATACTCTGCTTTAAGATCAACCTTTAGACAATTGATGAACAAATATCCGAGAGCACCTGCATTATCAATACTTGATACTTGCTATGATTTTAGCAACTATAATACAATTACTGTGCCGAAGATTGCCTTGTTCTTCAATGGCGGAGTTAGTGTAGATGTTGATGTGAGAGGGATTCTGTATGCAAATGGTGCATCGCAAGTGTGCTTAGCCTTCGCCGGAAACAGTGACGCAACTGATGTCCTCATTTATGGAAATTCACAGCAAAAGACTTTGGAGGTAGTGTATGATGCTGCTGCTGGAAAAATTGGATTTGCTCCTGCAAGTTGTAGTTGA